A single window of Tenericutes bacterium MZ-XQ DNA harbors:
- a CDS encoding cell division protein FtsZ, whose product MVFGESDNFNQKPIIKVIGVGGGGGNAVNRMIENDVKGVTFVAMNTDAQVLKVSKAETRVQLGKYLTRGLGAGAKSEVGKEAALESIDDIEEVLKDADMVFITAGMGGGTGTGAAPIIAKKAKEMGCLTIGIVTKPFAFEGPARMQAAIMGLEELKPHVDTLIVVPNERLLAVSGPTTQLLDAFRESDNVLRQGVQGIAEIIAIPGLINVDFADVRTVMENKGTALMGVGIASGEDRAIEAARKAIHSKLLEVSIDGATDAIVNITSGTNITLIETGQALSEIRNATDRDLNIIYGTTVNEDLDDEMIVTVIATGYELKAKGSTIENLASEIFNKTSTDQMQLTDQGLVEKEYDEEEAHEGVKEGNKRSLPSWLAKKSKF is encoded by the coding sequence ATGGTATTCGGAGAGTCAGATAATTTTAATCAAAAACCTATTATCAAAGTTATCGGTGTTGGAGGTGGAGGCGGAAACGCAGTCAATCGTATGATCGAAAATGACGTTAAAGGCGTCACTTTTGTTGCGATGAATACTGATGCTCAAGTTTTAAAAGTATCTAAAGCTGAAACACGTGTTCAACTAGGCAAATACTTAACAAGAGGTTTAGGTGCTGGTGCAAAATCAGAAGTTGGTAAAGAAGCCGCACTTGAATCCATTGATGATATTGAAGAAGTATTAAAAGATGCAGACATGGTCTTTATCACTGCTGGTATGGGCGGTGGAACTGGGACAGGTGCCGCACCAATTATTGCTAAAAAAGCTAAAGAGATGGGATGCTTAACGATTGGTATCGTTACAAAACCATTCGCGTTTGAAGGTCCTGCTCGTATGCAAGCAGCAATTATGGGTTTAGAAGAATTGAAACCGCATGTAGATACTTTAATTGTTGTACCAAACGAAAGATTACTTGCCGTATCTGGGCCAACAACTCAATTACTTGATGCATTTAGAGAATCTGACAATGTGCTTCGTCAAGGTGTTCAAGGGATTGCTGAAATTATCGCTATTCCAGGTTTAATCAATGTTGACTTTGCAGATGTTAGAACTGTTATGGAAAATAAAGGTACTGCACTCATGGGTGTTGGGATTGCATCCGGTGAAGATCGTGCCATTGAAGCAGCTAGAAAAGCTATTCACTCTAAATTGTTAGAAGTTTCTATTGATGGAGCAACTGATGCAATCGTTAATATTACTTCAGGAACAAATATTACATTAATCGAAACTGGACAAGCCTTATCAGAAATTAGAAATGCAACTGATCGTGACCTAAACATCATTTATGGAACAACAGTCAATGAAGATTTAGATGATGAAATGATTGTAACAGTCATTGCAACAGGATATGAATTAAAAGCTAAAGGTTCAACGATTGAAAACTTAGCTTCAGAAATATTTAACAAGACATCTACTGATCAAATGCAATTAACAGACCAAGGCTTAGTAGAAAAAGAATACGATGAAGAGGAAGCACATGAAGGCGTTAAAGAAGGTAACAAGCGTAGCCTACCTTCATGGCTTGCTAAAAAATCAAAATTTTAA
- a CDS encoding tRNA guanosine(34) transglycosylase Tgt, with product MSIKFEVLHTCKQSGARLGKLTTPHGVFETPFFMPVGTQATVKTLTPEEIKEVSEGLILGNTYHLWLQPGNDIVKEHGGIRGFMQWDGALLTDSGGFQVFSLTDMRKITEEGVFFKHHKNGSQLFMSPEDSIKVQEDLGADIIMSFDECPPPYASYEYMKDSVDRTLRWAKRGKDALTTDQALFGIVQGGLDKELRKYSAEELIKMDFPGYSIGGLSVGETKEEMYEITKFLNPILPVDKPRYLMGVGAPDDLVENVINGMDMFDCVLPTRIARHGTALTTEGKVVIKNATYERDYTPLDPNLDTHVKKYTKSYIRHLFKGNEILGMRLVTYQNLAYLKHLMQEIRQAIKEDRLLDFKEEMKQKTNYFKTR from the coding sequence ATGAGTATAAAATTTGAAGTATTACATACATGTAAACAAAGTGGTGCAAGACTAGGAAAACTAACAACCCCACATGGTGTATTTGAGACGCCTTTTTTTATGCCAGTAGGCACTCAAGCAACCGTAAAAACCTTGACACCAGAAGAAATAAAAGAGGTCTCAGAAGGCCTTATACTAGGTAATACATACCATTTGTGGCTACAACCAGGAAATGATATCGTTAAAGAACATGGCGGCATTAGAGGTTTCATGCAGTGGGATGGCGCCTTACTTACTGATAGTGGTGGATTTCAAGTATTTTCATTAACAGATATGCGAAAAATCACTGAAGAAGGTGTGTTTTTTAAACATCATAAAAATGGATCACAACTGTTTATGTCTCCTGAAGATTCCATTAAGGTCCAAGAAGACTTAGGTGCAGATATTATCATGAGTTTTGATGAGTGTCCACCGCCATATGCTTCTTATGAGTATATGAAAGATTCTGTTGACCGGACATTAAGATGGGCAAAACGAGGTAAAGATGCACTTACTACAGATCAAGCACTTTTTGGTATTGTTCAAGGTGGACTTGATAAAGAATTAAGAAAGTATAGTGCTGAAGAGCTTATAAAAATGGATTTTCCAGGATATTCAATTGGCGGCTTATCCGTTGGTGAGACCAAAGAAGAAATGTATGAAATCACGAAGTTTTTAAACCCGATTTTACCGGTTGATAAACCAAGATATCTCATGGGTGTTGGTGCACCAGATGATTTAGTTGAAAATGTAATCAATGGTATGGACATGTTTGATTGTGTTCTGCCTACTAGAATCGCAAGACACGGAACGGCACTGACAACAGAAGGTAAAGTAGTCATTAAAAACGCAACTTATGAAAGAGATTATACCCCACTTGATCCCAATTTAGATACACATGTAAAAAAATATACAAAAAGTTATATTAGACATCTGTTTAAAGGAAATGAAATATTAGGTATGAGACTTGTAACATATCAGAACTTGGCTTATTTAAAACATTTAATGCAAGAAATCAGACAGGCTATTAAAGAAGATCGTCTTTTGGATTTCAAAGAAGAGATGAAACAAAAGACAAATTATTTTAAAACAAGATAA